A region of Cucumis melo cultivar AY chromosome 2, USDA_Cmelo_AY_1.0, whole genome shotgun sequence DNA encodes the following proteins:
- the LOC103492026 gene encoding phospholipase A1-Igamma3, chloroplastic — protein sequence MSMATTSSLLHFSTIPIPIFTKLPKYHLLQNNMINNNNNSLFSTNPTLSIHYFNFILPTSKCSSSLPSLTTMEDQEDEDQDDVEAITMETNNNFAPLSEIWRDIQGMNNWEGLLDPLNLHLRKEIIRYGEFSQACYDSFDFDPHSKYCGTCKYQASHFFNKLLMPDPGYNITRYLYATSNINLPNFFKKSNFTRDESRNFSNRVWSQHANWMGYVAVATDADEIKRLGRRDIVIAWRGTVTYLEWIHDLKDILRPAGFIPDDTSVKIESGFYDLYTMKEENCNYSGFSAREQILAEVKRLVEKYCKLGGEEISITVTGHSLGAALALITAYDIAEMKLNIVARGDGSSPVEVPITVYSFAGPRVGNLKFKERCEELGVKALRVINIHDKVPMVPGIIANEKLQFQKYLEEAIAFPWSYAHVGTELALDHTHSPFLMSTNDLGCAHNLEAHLHLIDGYHGKGRKFRLETKRDIALVNKSCDFLRKEYGVPPCWRQDENKGMVRNSEGRWVVPDRPRLDDHPSDTANHLQQVLKDVFGS from the exons ATGTCCATGGCTACAACTTCTTCTCTTCTACATTTTTCCACTATTCCTATTCCCATCTTTACAAAACTCCCCAAATATCACCTTCTCCAGAACAACATGatcaacaataacaacaattcCCTTTTCTCCACAAACCCCACTTTGTCAATACATTACTTCAATTTCATTCTTCCAACCTCAAAATGCTCTTCATCATTACCTTCTTTAACAACAATGGAAGATCAAGAAGACGAAGATCAAGATGATGTTGAAGCAATAACAATGGAAACAAATAACAATTTTGCTCCACTTAGTGAAATTTGGAGAGACATTCAAGGGATGAACAATTGGGAAGGCCTTCTTGACCCTTTGAATCTTCATCTTCGTAAAGAAATCATTCGTTATGGTGAATTCTCTCAAGCTTGCTATGACTCTTTTGACTTTGATCCTCACTCTAAGTATTGTGGCACTTGCAAGTACCAAGCTTCCCACTTCTTTAACAAGCTTCTCATGCCTGATCCTGGCTACAATATCACTAGATATCTCTATGCAACTTCCAACATCAATCTCCCCAACTTCTTTAAAAAATCCAATTTTACCCGTGATGAATCCAGAAACTTTTCTAACAG AGTCTGGAGTCAACATGCTAACTGGATGGGCTACGTCGCGGTTGCCACTGATGCTGATGAGATCAAACGACTTGGCCGCCGTGACATTGTCATAGCTTGGAGAGGAACTGTAACATACCTTGAATGGATCCACGACCTCAAAGACATTCTTCGACCGGCCGGTTTTATCCCAGACGACACGTCGGTTAAGATCGAATCTGGATTCTATGATTTGTACACCATGAAAGAAGAAAATTGCAACTACTCCGGATTTTCAGCTCGTGAGCAAATTTTAGCTGAAGTTAAACGACTTGTGGAGAAGTATTGCAAATTAGGAGGAGAAGAAATCAGCATCACCGTCACTGGCCATAGTCTTGGAGCTGCTTTGGCTTTGATTACAGCCTATGACATTGCTGAGATGAAGCTGAACATTGTGGCCAGAGGAGACGGTAGCAGTCCCGTGGAAGTTCCGATCACTGTCTATTCATTTGCTGGTCCTCGGGTTGGGAATCTCAAGTTTAAGGAACGGTGCGAGGAGCTCGGAGTTAAGGCGTTGCGAGTGATTAATATTCATGACAAG GTTCCAATGGTACCAGGCATTATAGCAAATGAAAAGttacaattccaaaaatatttagaGGAAGCTATAGCTTTCCCTTGGAGCTATGCTCATGTTGGCACAGAACTTGCATTGGACCACACACACAGTCCCTTTCTAATGTCGACAAACGATCTAGGGTGTGCTCACAATCTTGAAGCTCACCTACACCTAATCGATGGATACCACGGTAAGGGGCGAAAGTTTCGATTAGAGACGAAGAGAGACATAGCTTTAGTGAACAAGAGTTGTGACTTTTTGAGAAAGGAGTATGGTGTGCCACCGTGTTGGCGACAAGACGAAAATAAAGGGATGGTTAGAAATAGTGAGGGGCGATGGGTGGTACCGGACAGACCGAGGCTAGATGATCATCCGTCGGATACCGCAAACCACCTTCAACAAGTGCTCAAAGATGTTTTTGGTTCTTAG
- the LOC103492025 gene encoding uncharacterized protein LOC103492025: MSSPLPMNSTIAKFRTKLSSISQGDVCKVLAFLGLALFIIYVFIFSPPNYQPSDLLTTLKQNFPIINTSPSSTSPSLTDPPTNASHIMFSIVGSMNTWKYKRYYSESWWRPNVTRGHVFFERPPSAEFLPWSDSSAPFRVNEDITGFAVYPRIKWPDQVRIFRTVMESFREGNKDTRWFVMTDDDTIIFVDNLVKTLRKYDHNKHWYIGMNSECVKSNFDFSFDMAFGGAGYALSYPLAALVAKRLDGCIERYPYLRVSDQMLFFCLSDLGFTITHEMGFHQIDLRGDASGYLSYHPQTPLLSLHHIDLINPIYPNMDRPAAIRHLMKAGAVDQSRLLQQTICYHRPLNWTFSMSWGYSAHIYEAIMARNYLKRPLETFAPFERTHAPVFMFNTRWGVLDNPCEAPHVLYFESIERDGEDRIVTTYLRKWARNLPPCAFYGNHSAESISKIRVFSSAKLPLEAGGAECCDVRMLDVNVTEVNYRPCYSGEVMA, encoded by the exons ATGTCTTCTCCACTACCAATGAACTCCACCATAGCAAAGTTTCGAACCAAACTTTCTTCAATATCTCAAGGAGATGTTTGCAAAGTTTTGGCATTCTTAGGGCTAGCCTTGTTTATTATCTATGTTTTCATCTTTTCACCTCCAAACTACCAACCATCTGATCTTCTTACAACCCTCAAACAAAACTTTCCAATAATCAACACTTCTCCATCGTCGACATCTCCATCGCTCACCGATCCTCCGACTAATGCCTCCCACATTATGTTCAGCATCGTTGGGTCAATGAACACATGGAAGTACAAGAGATATTATAGCGAGTCATGGTGGCGACCCAATGTAACTCGTGGCCATGTCTTCTTCGAACGACCACCTTCTGCCGAGTTCCTTCCATGGTCGGATTCCTCTGCTCCATTTCGAGTCAACGAAGATATTACAGGTTTTGCAGTGTACCCTAGAATCAAATGGCCAGATCAG GTGAGGATTTTTCGAACGGTAATGGAGTCGTTTAGAGAAGGTAACAAAGACACGAGGTGGTTTGTAATGACAGACGATGATACGATAATATTTGTAGATAATTTAGTGAAGACATTGCGAAAGTATGATCACAATAAACATTGGTACATTGGGATGAACTCAGAGTGTGtgaagtcaaactttgatttcTCCTTTGATATGGCTTTTGGAGGAGCTGGTTATGCTTTGAGTTACCCACTTGCTGCTTTGGTAGCAAAAAGGTTGGATGGTTGCATTGAGAGATATCCCTATTTAAGGGTTAGTGATCAAATGTTGTTCTTCTGTTTGTCTGATTTGGGTTTCACTATTACTCACGAAATGGGGTTTCATCAG ATTGATCTACGAGGTGATGCATCAGGTTATCTATCATACCATCCACAAACCCCCCTCCTCTCCCTCCATCACATAGACCTAATCAATCCCATCTATCCAAACATGGACCGTCCCGCGGCGATCAGACATTTGATGAAAGCGGGAGCGGTCGACCAGTCCCGACTACTTCAACAAACGATATGCTACCACCGTCCCTTAAATTGGACATTCTCAATGTCATGGGGTTACTCAGCCCACATTTATGAGGCCATAATGGCTAGAAATTATTTGAAGAGACCATTGGAGACATTTGCACCATTTGAAAGAACTCATGCTCCCGTTTTCATGTTCAACACAAGGTGGGGAGTTCTTGATAACCCATGTGAAGCTCCTCATGTGTTGTATTTTGAGTCCATTGAAAGAGATGGAGAAGATAGGATTGTTACTACTTATTTGAGGAAATGGGCTCGTAATCTCCCTCCTTGTGCTTTTTATGGCAACCACTCTGCTGAATCCATTTCCAAGATTAGGGTTTTTTCTTCTGCCAAGCTCCCTTTAGAG GCAGGTGGAGCAGAATGTTGTGATGTAAGAATGTTGGACGTGAATGTTACTGAAGTGAATTATAGACCTTGTTATAGTGGGGAAGTCATGGCTTAA